One window from the genome of Oryctolagus cuniculus chromosome 1, mOryCun1.1, whole genome shotgun sequence encodes:
- the ARL14EP gene encoding ARL14 effector protein isoform X1 produces the protein MMDPCSVGVQLRTTNECHKTYYTRHTGFKTLQELSSNDMLLLQLRTGMTLSGNNTICFHHVKIYIDRFEDLQKSCCDPFNIHKKLAKKNLHVIDLDDATFLSAKFGRQLVPGWKLCPKCTQIINGSVDVDSEDRQRRKPESDGRTAKALRSLQFTNPGKQTEFAPETGKREKRRLTKNATAGSDRQVIPAKSKVYDSQGLLIFSGMDLCDCLDEDCLGCFYACPACGSTKCGAECRCDRKWLYEQIEIEGGEIIHNKHAGFLTAWSSFNFPH, from the exons ATGATGGATCCATGTTCCGTTGGAGTCCAGCTCCGTACCACAAATGAGTGTCATAAAACCTATTATACTCGTCACACAGGTTTCAAGACTTTGCAAGAACTGTCATCAAATGATATGCTTTTACTTCAACTTAGAACTGGAATGACACTTTCTGGGAACAATACAATTTGTTTCCATCATGTAAAAATTTACATTGATAGATTTGAGGATTTGCAGAAGTCATGTTGTGACCCATTTAACATACATAAAAAACTAGCCAAAAAAAATCTGCACGTGATTGACTTAGATGATGCCACTTTTCTGAGTGCAAAATTTGGAAGACAGCTTGTACCTGGTTGGAAACTTTGTCCAAAATGTACTCAGATAATCAATGGAAGCGTGGATGTTGATTCTGAAGACCGCCAGAGAAGAAAACCTGAATCAGAT ggAAGAACTGCTAAAGCTTTGAGGTCATTACAGTTTACAAATCCAGGAAAGCAAACTGAATTTGCTCCAGAAACtggtaaaagagaaaaaagaaggctTACAAAAAATGCAACTGCTGGTTCAGATAG GCAGGTGATCCCAGCGAAGAGTAAGGTTTATGATAGCCAGGGTCTCCTGATTTTCAGTGGGATGGATCTCTGCGACTGCCTTGATGAAGACTGCTTGGGATGTTTCTATGCTTGTCCTGCCTGTGGATCTACCAAATGTGGAGCTGAATGCCGCTGTGACCGCAAGTGGCTATATGAGCAAATTGAAATCGAAGGGGGAGAGATAATTCATAACAAACATGCTGG ATTTTTAACGGCTTGGAGCAGTTTTAATTTTCCCCACTGA
- the ARL14EP gene encoding ARL14 effector protein isoform X2, translating to MMDPCSVGVQLRTTNECHKTYYTRHTGFKTLQELSSNDMLLLQLRTGMTLSGNNTICFHHVKIYIDRFEDLQKSCCDPFNIHKKLAKKNLHVIDLDDATFLSAKFGRQLVPGWKLCPKCTQIINGSVDVDSEDRQRRKPESDGRTAKALRSLQFTNPGKQTEFAPETGKREKRRLTKNATAGSDRQVIPAKSKVYDSQGLLIFSGMDLCDCLDEDCLGCFYACPACGSTKCGAECRCDRKWLYEQIEIEGGEIIHNKHAG from the exons ATGATGGATCCATGTTCCGTTGGAGTCCAGCTCCGTACCACAAATGAGTGTCATAAAACCTATTATACTCGTCACACAGGTTTCAAGACTTTGCAAGAACTGTCATCAAATGATATGCTTTTACTTCAACTTAGAACTGGAATGACACTTTCTGGGAACAATACAATTTGTTTCCATCATGTAAAAATTTACATTGATAGATTTGAGGATTTGCAGAAGTCATGTTGTGACCCATTTAACATACATAAAAAACTAGCCAAAAAAAATCTGCACGTGATTGACTTAGATGATGCCACTTTTCTGAGTGCAAAATTTGGAAGACAGCTTGTACCTGGTTGGAAACTTTGTCCAAAATGTACTCAGATAATCAATGGAAGCGTGGATGTTGATTCTGAAGACCGCCAGAGAAGAAAACCTGAATCAGAT ggAAGAACTGCTAAAGCTTTGAGGTCATTACAGTTTACAAATCCAGGAAAGCAAACTGAATTTGCTCCAGAAACtggtaaaagagaaaaaagaaggctTACAAAAAATGCAACTGCTGGTTCAGATAG GCAGGTGATCCCAGCGAAGAGTAAGGTTTATGATAGCCAGGGTCTCCTGATTTTCAGTGGGATGGATCTCTGCGACTGCCTTGATGAAGACTGCTTGGGATGTTTCTATGCTTGTCCTGCCTGTGGATCTACCAAATGTGGAGCTGAATGCCGCTGTGACCGCAAGTGGCTATATGAGCAAATTGAAATCGAAGGGGGAGAGATAATTCATAACAAACATGCTGGGTAA